The proteins below come from a single Bryobacter aggregatus MPL3 genomic window:
- a CDS encoding DUF1501 domain-containing protein: MKNRTRRDFFSNIANGIHGAALASLLGAEAKASGVYDLKPKAPQFPAKAKSVIQLFMNGGPSQVDLFDPKPTLTRLAGTAPSRELSFAISNGDKPGLLMPGAYEFKRAGKCGMEMATVMPHLAECADDITLIRSMYGEHANHEPALFLMHTGRTIASRPAIGAWVAYGLGTENQNLPAYVVLDDPKGLPINGISNWQSAWLPPIYQGTRFRAEGPPVLNLEPREEIPSPLVEAERNLLRKLDSAHRERRPYQPELDARISSYELAARMQLAASDALDVNQESEATREAYGLNESATASYGKRCLMARRLVERGVRCVQLYIESQIFDSHGDLTGSLNYACGKTDKPVAALLKDLKQRGLLDSTLVVWGGEFGRLPMSQGTGKTAGRDHGPGGFSVWMAGAGLKRGYIHGATDDIGFKAVENRVSVHDFHATILHLLGMNHRDLVYERHGLSERLTDQFPARVVSEILA, from the coding sequence ATGAAAAACAGAACCCGCCGCGACTTCTTCTCGAACATTGCGAATGGCATTCACGGTGCCGCGCTTGCTTCGCTCCTAGGCGCGGAAGCCAAAGCCAGTGGAGTCTATGACCTGAAGCCGAAGGCCCCGCAGTTTCCGGCCAAGGCGAAATCGGTGATCCAACTCTTTATGAATGGCGGCCCGAGCCAAGTGGATCTCTTTGATCCGAAGCCCACCTTGACTCGCCTCGCAGGAACCGCACCCAGCCGTGAGCTCAGCTTTGCCATCTCCAATGGCGACAAGCCCGGCCTGTTGATGCCCGGCGCTTACGAATTCAAGCGCGCTGGAAAGTGTGGCATGGAGATGGCGACCGTGATGCCGCATCTGGCCGAATGCGCCGACGACATTACGCTGATTCGCTCGATGTACGGCGAACACGCCAATCACGAACCAGCGCTCTTCTTGATGCACACCGGGCGCACCATCGCCAGCCGTCCGGCGATTGGAGCCTGGGTTGCCTATGGCTTGGGCACGGAGAATCAAAACCTCCCCGCCTATGTCGTTCTCGACGATCCCAAGGGCCTGCCGATCAATGGCATCTCGAACTGGCAGTCCGCTTGGCTGCCGCCGATCTATCAGGGCACACGCTTCCGAGCCGAAGGCCCTCCGGTATTGAACCTGGAACCGCGGGAAGAGATTCCATCGCCGCTTGTCGAAGCAGAACGCAATCTGTTACGTAAGCTTGATAGCGCCCATCGCGAACGCCGTCCCTACCAACCGGAACTCGATGCGCGCATCTCCAGCTACGAGTTGGCCGCCCGCATGCAGCTGGCAGCCTCCGATGCGCTCGACGTCAATCAGGAATCCGAAGCAACGCGGGAAGCCTATGGGTTGAATGAGAGCGCAACCGCATCCTATGGCAAGCGCTGCCTGATGGCACGCCGCTTGGTGGAGCGCGGTGTCCGCTGCGTACAGCTCTATATTGAAAGCCAGATCTTCGACTCGCATGGCGACCTCACCGGCAGCCTGAACTATGCCTGTGGCAAGACCGATAAACCAGTCGCCGCGCTGCTCAAGGATCTGAAGCAGCGCGGCTTGTTGGATTCCACTTTGGTTGTTTGGGGAGGAGAGTTTGGCCGCCTTCCGATGTCCCAGGGAACCGGGAAAACCGCGGGGCGCGACCACGGCCCCGGCGGATTCAGCGTCTGGATGGCTGGCGCTGGCTTGAAGCGCGGTTACATCCATGGAGCCACGGACGACATTGGGTTCAAAGCCGTTGAGAACCGTGTGAGCGTGCACGACTTCCACGCCACCATCCTGCACCTGCTCGGCATGAACCACCGGGATCTGGTCTATGAGCGCCACGGCCTTTCGGAGCGGCTCACAGACCAATTCCCTGCCCGGGTCGTATCGGAAATCTTGGCCTAA
- a CDS encoding PSD1 and planctomycete cytochrome C domain-containing protein has protein sequence MSLRTAILASLAAFQLSAAPDSFDAGVKPIFTAKCISCHNEKMAMGKLDLHSAEATLKGGASGPAVVPGSAAKSLLIDKIVTRQMPPGPAKLSDAEIDQIRVWIDRGIEKAVEPAIEVTEFEVRGILQARCVRCHGSEVQEGGLDLRTIASRIKGGKSGTALVPGKPEESPLYKRMQNGQMPPAKQAKELAVELPTDGETEKVRAWIAAGAQNTGTITPDIVKESDKAFWSFQSPKRPALPAIKASNPIDAFLLVKLQAKGLRFNKEANRLSLMRRVYLDLTGLPPTVAEIAAYEADTAPGAYERLVDRLLASPHYGERWGQHWLDVAGYSDSEGFGQDDGVRKYAWRYRDYVVRSLNADKPYDRFLTEQIAGDEMSDDWKKTKTGVPQELIDRLAATGFLRTTPDPTNSNERGLLSERMNVVADEVEVLSSSVMGLTVGCARCHNHKYDPIPQRDYYRLSAILQGAYDPYEWHSPNKRELDLALDSEKEVVAKHNAPLEAEIKKLEAAKASRKEIGEVRSKLMTKPHVRVLTDNVQPSQSYLLRRGDPANFGEPVEPNTPQVLKNASLKDYTPVSPFPGSTGRRLALAKWLTQPEHPLTARVLVNQLWMRHFGRGIVASVANFGKSGVAPSHPELLDWLATEFVAKGWSMKSMHRLMVTSQAYRQDSNVAEAVLKADPENILLSRMPLNRMDAETLYDSLIQVSGRLDPTSFGAPTDIEVRADKEVTVKASKTGYRRSIYVLHRRQTPVSLMDAFDQPSMTPNCTERRRSNVATQALHMMNGSMSWDLAKYMAGRVMDEADGDRARQIELVYLRAYARRPSAAEVQTGIQAVQDFQKAWPAKLASDGSDAPRETQAKWLALANYCHAILNSAEFSFID, from the coding sequence ATGAGCCTACGCACCGCCATTCTCGCCTCTCTGGCTGCGTTTCAATTGTCAGCTGCACCTGACAGTTTCGACGCAGGCGTGAAGCCAATCTTCACTGCGAAGTGCATTTCTTGCCACAACGAAAAGATGGCGATGGGAAAGTTAGATCTCCATTCGGCGGAAGCCACTCTCAAAGGCGGAGCGAGCGGACCAGCAGTTGTTCCTGGGTCCGCAGCCAAAAGTTTGTTGATCGATAAGATTGTCACTCGCCAGATGCCTCCCGGCCCGGCAAAGTTGAGCGATGCCGAGATTGACCAGATTCGTGTGTGGATCGACCGGGGGATTGAAAAAGCAGTGGAACCGGCCATTGAAGTCACCGAGTTTGAGGTGCGGGGAATTCTGCAGGCCCGCTGCGTCCGCTGCCATGGTTCTGAAGTGCAGGAGGGCGGTCTCGATCTCCGCACCATCGCCAGCCGGATCAAGGGTGGCAAGAGCGGCACGGCACTGGTACCTGGAAAGCCGGAGGAAAGCCCCCTCTACAAGCGCATGCAAAACGGGCAGATGCCGCCAGCTAAACAGGCCAAGGAACTTGCGGTCGAACTCCCCACCGATGGCGAAACCGAAAAAGTACGAGCCTGGATCGCGGCGGGAGCTCAAAACACCGGCACCATCACACCCGACATCGTGAAGGAGAGCGACAAGGCCTTCTGGAGCTTCCAGTCGCCGAAGCGTCCGGCCCTACCGGCAATCAAGGCCAGCAATCCGATCGATGCCTTTCTGCTCGTCAAGCTGCAGGCCAAAGGACTGCGCTTCAACAAAGAAGCGAATCGCCTCTCGCTGATGCGCCGTGTCTATCTCGATCTCACCGGCCTACCGCCGACAGTTGCCGAAATCGCTGCGTATGAAGCGGACACCGCTCCCGGCGCTTATGAGCGTCTGGTCGACCGGCTCCTCGCCTCGCCCCACTACGGCGAACGCTGGGGTCAGCACTGGCTCGACGTCGCCGGTTACTCGGATTCGGAAGGATTTGGCCAGGACGACGGTGTTCGCAAATATGCCTGGCGTTATCGTGACTATGTCGTGCGTTCGCTCAACGCCGACAAGCCTTATGACCGCTTTCTCACGGAACAGATCGCCGGCGACGAGATGTCGGACGACTGGAAAAAGACCAAGACCGGCGTCCCGCAGGAACTGATCGATCGCCTTGCGGCAACCGGCTTTCTCCGCACCACACCGGACCCCACAAACTCAAACGAACGCGGGCTGCTCTCCGAACGGATGAATGTGGTTGCGGACGAGGTGGAGGTGCTGAGTTCCTCCGTAATGGGCCTGACCGTCGGCTGCGCACGCTGCCACAACCATAAATACGATCCCATCCCGCAGCGCGATTATTATCGCCTCAGCGCCATTCTCCAGGGTGCCTATGATCCTTACGAGTGGCACTCGCCCAACAAGCGCGAACTCGACCTCGCCCTCGATTCCGAAAAGGAAGTGGTCGCCAAGCACAATGCCCCTCTCGAGGCCGAGATCAAAAAACTCGAAGCGGCCAAGGCGTCCAGAAAGGAAATCGGCGAAGTCCGCTCGAAGCTGATGACCAAGCCGCATGTCCGTGTCCTCACCGACAATGTCCAGCCTTCGCAAAGCTATCTGCTGCGTCGTGGCGATCCGGCCAACTTCGGCGAGCCCGTTGAACCGAATACGCCGCAGGTATTGAAGAATGCGAGCCTCAAGGACTACACGCCCGTGTCGCCCTTCCCCGGCAGCACCGGCCGCCGTCTGGCCTTGGCAAAGTGGCTGACCCAGCCCGAACACCCCCTCACGGCCCGCGTGCTGGTGAATCAATTGTGGATGCGGCACTTTGGCCGGGGCATTGTCGCAAGCGTCGCCAACTTCGGCAAATCAGGCGTTGCCCCTTCGCATCCGGAACTGCTGGATTGGCTGGCCACGGAGTTTGTCGCCAAGGGTTGGAGCATGAAGTCGATGCACCGCCTGATGGTCACCTCGCAAGCCTATCGCCAGGATTCGAATGTCGCAGAAGCAGTCCTCAAGGCAGACCCCGAAAACATCCTGCTCAGCCGCATGCCGCTCAACCGCATGGACGCGGAAACCCTGTATGACTCCCTCATCCAGGTTTCCGGCCGCCTGGATCCCACCTCCTTCGGCGCCCCCACCGATATCGAAGTGCGGGCCGACAAGGAAGTCACCGTCAAGGCCAGCAAGACGGGCTACCGGCGCAGTATCTATGTCCTCCATCGGCGGCAAACCCCTGTCTCGCTGATGGATGCCTTTGACCAACCCTCGATGACACCGAACTGTACAGAACGCCGGCGCTCGAATGTCGCCACCCAGGCCCTGCACATGATGAACGGTTCGATGTCCTGGGATCTTGCCAAGTACATGGCGGGCCGCGTGATGGACGAAGCCGATGGGGACCGTGCCCGGCAAATCGAACTCGTTTACCTGCGCGCCTATGCACGCCGTCCGTCGGCGGCAGAGGTACAAACAGGAATCCAGGCCGTACAGGACTTCCAGAAAGCCTGGCCTGCCAAACTGGCCAGCGATGGGTCCGATGCGCCCAGAGAAACACAAGCCAAGTGGCTGGCGCTCGCCAACTATTGCCACGCGATTTTGAACTCGGCTGAATTCAGCTTCATCGACTAG
- a CDS encoding hemin transporter — protein sequence MDENVFAVIGEDGFRRLVSAFYRQIPDDDILGPMYPKDDLAGAEERMRNFLIFRFGGPMTYLETRGHPRLRMRHAPFRVDEAARNRWVEIMDRAMAEAQLPEESAATLREFFHSTATFMQNS from the coding sequence GTGGACGAAAACGTATTTGCGGTGATTGGCGAGGATGGATTCCGCCGGCTGGTCAGCGCCTTTTATCGACAGATTCCTGACGACGACATCTTGGGCCCGATGTACCCCAAGGACGATCTTGCCGGCGCCGAAGAGCGGATGCGGAATTTCCTGATCTTTCGCTTTGGTGGCCCGATGACTTATCTTGAGACTCGCGGCCATCCGCGGCTCCGGATGCGCCATGCTCCGTTCCGGGTGGATGAAGCTGCCCGCAACCGTTGGGTTGAAATCATGGACCGGGCGATGGCCGAGGCTCAACTGCCGGAGGAGTCTGCTGCGACCTTGCGGGAATTCTTCCATTCCACGGCGACTTTTATGCAGAACAGCTAG
- a CDS encoding ABC transporter permease: MMFWQNLRFALRSLRSNPGYTAAAVIALAIGIGLNTAMFSVVDGILLKPLAFPNPHELLTLREDILTPGTTSRYPFAAGNLYDYRAQIKSVSIVAYGLSPFSLILPNSDPERYYGVTVTEGWFRLYGAKFVRGRDFTAEDFVPGKDQAVIISSGLWRDRFAADNSIIGREINLNGRPRVVVGVVDAAYEYPNKAKIWAPLVLEGVDRSRRDFHAYLAQGRLRPNFTLEQARAEFSTVLANLARQFPQYNENKRIFIEPLVEESTGRVRPALVALVGAVTFVLAIACANVANLVLARGAARKGEFAVRTALGATRFQLISQMLTESLLLSAAGGILGLVLAVIAFFTFKIYAPQNLPRLEQIVIDFRVLAYNLGAVFVSGALFGLIPAIRMSRTDLQETLKDKTRGGSSRTHFRNLLVVGQVAAALMLMTGAGLLIRSLYQLSQVDLGFQPDHLITMRVTPLPTKYNGEIDRQVQFGRDITRNLATIPGLLGYGISTDVPLQGTTVRFHIRVEGRPLQTAATAPVADYFTVSPTYFDVMKIPLQQGRRFNDNDTRSSPRVLIISEEFARIHFPNENPIGKRVEIGLSDPPEWREVVGLVKNVKNNGIDKGIRAQVYAPFFQVPSIVHTQAASISVIARTSGDPALAAQAVRAKILEADSSQPVWQIQTMEESVNNSISRERFTLFLMAVFAGVAFLLAIIGLSGVVSYTVTQRTREIGIRMAIGAKPIEVLWMIEKHALLLVASGIAGGMIGSILIARALSVLLFNVSPYDPLTLSLIALIFLVTALLSGLVPARRAARIDPAVTLRAE, from the coding sequence ATGATGTTCTGGCAGAATTTGCGCTTTGCTTTGCGGTCTCTTCGGTCGAATCCTGGCTACACTGCCGCCGCTGTTATCGCACTCGCGATCGGGATTGGCCTCAATACTGCCATGTTCTCCGTTGTCGACGGAATTCTTCTCAAGCCCCTCGCCTTCCCCAATCCACACGAGTTGTTGACCTTGCGGGAAGACATCCTGACGCCCGGAACCACCTCTCGCTATCCGTTTGCAGCCGGAAACCTGTATGACTATCGCGCGCAAATCAAGTCTGTATCCATCGTTGCCTATGGTCTCAGTCCTTTCTCGCTCATCCTCCCCAACTCTGACCCTGAACGCTACTACGGAGTCACCGTCACAGAAGGCTGGTTTCGATTGTACGGCGCAAAGTTTGTGCGTGGCAGGGACTTTACAGCCGAGGATTTTGTTCCCGGCAAGGACCAGGCAGTCATCATCTCGAGTGGACTCTGGCGCGATCGCTTTGCGGCAGACAATTCCATCATTGGCCGCGAGATCAATCTGAATGGGCGGCCACGAGTGGTTGTGGGAGTTGTCGACGCGGCCTATGAATATCCCAATAAAGCAAAGATCTGGGCTCCACTGGTGCTGGAGGGAGTGGACCGGTCTCGACGTGACTTCCATGCCTATCTGGCGCAAGGCCGTTTGCGTCCGAATTTTACCCTTGAACAGGCGCGGGCGGAGTTCAGCACCGTGCTGGCGAATCTGGCGCGTCAGTTTCCGCAATATAACGAGAATAAGCGGATCTTCATTGAGCCGTTGGTCGAAGAATCTACAGGTCGGGTGCGCCCGGCCCTGGTGGCGCTGGTGGGGGCAGTGACATTTGTATTGGCCATTGCCTGCGCGAATGTCGCCAATCTGGTGCTCGCACGCGGTGCAGCCCGGAAGGGTGAATTCGCCGTGCGAACGGCCTTGGGAGCGACGCGCTTCCAGCTGATCTCGCAAATGTTGACCGAGAGCCTGCTGCTGTCAGCCGCCGGCGGCATTCTTGGGTTGGTGCTTGCCGTCATTGCCTTCTTCACCTTCAAGATCTATGCGCCGCAGAATCTCCCCCGCCTGGAACAGATTGTGATTGATTTCCGTGTGCTGGCCTACAACCTGGGCGCGGTCTTTGTGAGTGGCGCACTTTTCGGACTGATTCCAGCGATTCGAATGTCGCGCACCGATCTCCAGGAAACCCTGAAGGACAAAACACGCGGAGGCTCTTCACGCACGCATTTCCGCAATCTGCTGGTGGTTGGACAGGTAGCCGCTGCCCTGATGCTGATGACCGGGGCGGGCCTCTTGATCCGCAGTCTCTATCAACTGTCTCAAGTGGATCTGGGCTTTCAGCCGGACCATCTGATCACCATGCGTGTGACGCCGTTGCCCACCAAGTACAACGGCGAGATTGACCGGCAGGTGCAGTTTGGCCGGGACATCACCCGCAATCTCGCAACCATCCCCGGACTTCTCGGATACGGCATCTCCACCGACGTCCCCTTACAAGGGACCACCGTACGCTTCCACATTCGCGTCGAAGGCCGTCCGTTGCAAACCGCAGCCACTGCACCTGTAGCCGACTACTTCACGGTGAGCCCGACCTATTTTGATGTCATGAAGATTCCGCTCCAACAGGGGCGCCGCTTCAACGACAACGATACACGGTCGTCACCGCGCGTATTGATCATTAGCGAGGAGTTTGCCCGGATCCACTTTCCCAATGAGAACCCGATTGGAAAGCGTGTGGAGATCGGTTTGTCAGACCCGCCGGAGTGGCGCGAAGTCGTTGGGCTGGTCAAGAACGTCAAGAATAACGGAATCGACAAGGGCATTCGAGCACAGGTCTATGCGCCTTTTTTTCAAGTCCCGAGCATTGTTCACACACAGGCCGCATCGATCAGCGTGATTGCCCGCACCAGCGGTGATCCGGCACTGGCAGCGCAAGCGGTCCGAGCCAAGATTCTCGAAGCGGACTCCTCGCAGCCGGTGTGGCAGATCCAGACCATGGAGGAATCGGTGAATAATTCCATCTCGCGCGAACGCTTCACTCTATTTCTGATGGCGGTGTTTGCGGGAGTCGCATTCCTCCTGGCCATCATTGGTTTAAGCGGCGTGGTGTCTTACACCGTCACACAACGCACGAGAGAAATTGGAATCCGCATGGCCATCGGAGCAAAGCCAATTGAGGTGCTTTGGATGATCGAGAAGCATGCCCTATTGCTGGTGGCCTCGGGGATCGCGGGAGGCATGATCGGCTCCATTCTGATTGCCCGCGCCCTCAGCGTACTGCTCTTCAATGTGAGCCCCTACGATCCGCTCACGCTGTCGCTGATTGCGCTCATCTTTCTGGTCACGGCATTGCTCTCGGGTCTGGTACCGGCCCGGCGAGCGGCACGGATTGATCCGGCTGTCACCCTGCGCGCGGAATAG
- a CDS encoding DUF1345 domain-containing protein, with the protein MLAHEPRWPVLLALISCGGLNLLLPDSISAGPGWVVVALAATLGVGSMMTADHNGKLHLFFAYGTQSVVTIALGAAVASLLHDILTRQGKAQDLLQSAVAIWFMNILVFATWYWRLDAGGPSRRRRHHSYREGAFLFPQATLSKEIKENLNIGNWHPQFMDYLFVSFTASTAFSPTDCPVLSRWAKVLMMLQSLIALASVALVAARAVNIL; encoded by the coding sequence ATGCTAGCTCACGAACCACGTTGGCCCGTGTTGCTTGCGCTCATCAGTTGCGGAGGGCTGAACCTGCTTCTGCCCGATTCCATCTCCGCCGGACCGGGTTGGGTGGTGGTGGCACTGGCCGCAACCTTGGGTGTCGGTTCGATGATGACGGCAGACCATAACGGGAAACTGCATCTGTTTTTTGCGTATGGCACGCAGTCGGTGGTGACGATTGCACTAGGCGCCGCAGTGGCCTCGCTTTTGCACGACATCCTGACGCGGCAAGGCAAGGCGCAGGATCTGCTGCAGAGCGCGGTTGCGATCTGGTTCATGAACATTCTCGTCTTCGCAACCTGGTACTGGCGGCTCGATGCCGGAGGGCCGAGCCGCCGCCGCCGGCATCACAGCTACCGCGAGGGGGCTTTCCTCTTTCCGCAGGCGACGCTTTCAAAGGAGATCAAAGAGAACCTGAATATCGGAAATTGGCACCCTCAGTTTATGGATTATTTATTTGTCTCCTTTACCGCGAGTACAGCTTTCTCACCTACGGATTGTCCCGTACTTTCCCGCTGGGCCAAGGTGTTAATGATGTTACAGAGTCTGATTGCGCTGGCCTCGGTTGCTTTGGTTGCGGCGCGGGCGGTCAATATTCTGTAA
- a CDS encoding sodium:solute symporter family protein encodes MQLTPLDWVFVALYFVLNIAIGLYYRSRAGKSVDEFFLSGRDVPWWLAGTSMVATTFAADTPLAVTGLVFKGGIAGNWLWWNMVASGMMTVFLYARLWRRSGVMTDIEFSEIRYSGKPAAFLRGFRALYLGIPINCIVLGWVNLAMVKILSMVLGVDKTTALGLVLGLIAITALISTLSGLWGVLVTDAVQFFIKMGMVIVLAFASVKAVGGMDGLLAKLHAVDATRGVSVGGKGSVLNFVPDLDSVWMPMITFFVYVGMNWWATWYPGAEPGGGGYVAQRMFSAKDERHSLLATLWFQVAHYALRPWPWILTALCAMVLYPDLQDPETGYIKIMVDHLPPYLRGLMLAAFAAAYMSTIATQLNWGASYLVNDFYRRFLRPDAGDRELIRVSQAATVLLTILSAAVTFKMESISEAWKLLIVTGAGTGLVLLLRWYWWRINAWSEVSAMASAAVVSIAMQTVFHFDSDQPRDFAYIMLVTVGITTVVWLAATLLTAPEPMPVLERFYRTTHPSRFGWGPVADRVPDVQPDRDGWANLGCWLAGCTLIYGLLFGTGKLLLGETIIGLVYLAVGLVSGWWISHDLTRRGWASVAK; translated from the coding sequence ATGCAGTTGACACCGCTTGACTGGGTTTTTGTGGCCCTCTACTTTGTTTTGAACATTGCCATCGGTCTTTATTACCGCAGCCGGGCAGGCAAGAGTGTCGACGAGTTTTTCCTCAGCGGGCGCGATGTTCCCTGGTGGCTGGCTGGAACTAGCATGGTGGCCACTACCTTTGCCGCCGACACGCCTCTCGCTGTCACCGGCCTGGTCTTCAAGGGCGGCATCGCCGGCAATTGGCTGTGGTGGAATATGGTCGCCAGCGGGATGATGACTGTTTTTCTCTATGCGCGCCTGTGGCGCCGTAGCGGCGTGATGACCGACATTGAATTCTCGGAGATCCGCTACAGTGGCAAGCCCGCCGCCTTCCTGCGCGGCTTTCGCGCGCTGTACCTTGGCATTCCCATCAACTGCATCGTGCTCGGTTGGGTGAACCTGGCGATGGTCAAGATCCTCTCGATGGTGCTCGGCGTCGACAAAACTACCGCGCTTGGCCTGGTGCTGGGTCTGATCGCCATCACCGCTCTCATCTCAACGCTCAGCGGACTCTGGGGTGTTCTGGTCACCGACGCCGTCCAGTTTTTCATCAAGATGGGCATGGTGATTGTCCTCGCCTTTGCCTCGGTGAAGGCGGTGGGTGGCATGGATGGATTGCTCGCCAAGCTGCACGCGGTGGACGCCACGCGCGGTGTTTCTGTTGGAGGCAAGGGTAGCGTTCTGAACTTTGTGCCAGACCTCGACAGTGTCTGGATGCCGATGATCACCTTCTTCGTCTACGTCGGAATGAACTGGTGGGCCACCTGGTATCCCGGCGCGGAACCCGGCGGTGGCGGCTATGTCGCACAGCGCATGTTCAGCGCGAAAGACGAACGCCACAGTCTGCTGGCGACGCTGTGGTTCCAGGTGGCGCATTACGCGCTGCGGCCCTGGCCCTGGATCCTCACGGCGCTTTGTGCGATGGTGCTCTATCCCGATCTCCAGGACCCGGAAACCGGCTACATCAAGATCATGGTGGACCACTTGCCGCCCTATCTTCGGGGCTTGATGCTCGCCGCTTTTGCGGCCGCCTACATGTCGACCATTGCGACGCAATTGAACTGGGGCGCCAGTTATCTGGTCAACGACTTCTACCGTCGCTTCCTCCGTCCCGACGCGGGGGATCGGGAACTGATCCGAGTCTCGCAAGCGGCGACAGTCCTGCTGACGATTCTCTCTGCTGCCGTCACCTTCAAGATGGAATCGATCTCTGAGGCCTGGAAACTGCTGATCGTAACGGGCGCGGGGACCGGACTGGTGCTGTTGCTGCGCTGGTATTGGTGGCGGATCAATGCCTGGAGTGAAGTGAGCGCGATGGCCTCGGCGGCGGTGGTCAGCATCGCCATGCAGACGGTGTTTCATTTCGATAGCGATCAACCCAGGGACTTTGCCTACATCATGCTGGTCACGGTTGGCATCACAACCGTGGTCTGGCTTGCGGCAACTCTGCTGACGGCTCCGGAGCCGATGCCGGTCTTAGAGCGCTTCTATCGGACCACGCACCCCTCGCGCTTCGGCTGGGGGCCTGTCGCCGACCGCGTTCCAGACGTCCAGCCGGATCGCGACGGCTGGGCAAATCTGGGCTGCTGGCTGGCTGGTTGCACTCTCATTTACGGACTCTTGTTCGGCACGGGAAAACTGCTGCTCGGCGAAACGATCATTGGACTCGTTTATTTGGCGGTCGGCTTGGTCAGCGGCTGGTGGATCAGCCACGATCTGACGCGCCGTGGCTGGGCGAGTGTGGCGAAGTAA
- a CDS encoding RNA polymerase sigma factor: MDERSFQLLYDATAQGLHRYLRHVLGDSVLADDIAQEAYLRMLKVQVPTEMTLAQQKNYLYKIASNLVNDFRRSRRVEASIEKYEPSAAPAADRIIEVRAAFGELKTRERDLLWLAYVECFSHKEIAEFVRTTPASVRPMLARAREKLRGLFSTGRIGGRYE; encoded by the coding sequence ATGGACGAGCGTTCGTTCCAGCTCCTATACGATGCGACTGCCCAAGGGTTACACCGCTATTTGCGCCATGTCTTGGGAGATTCTGTGCTCGCCGACGATATCGCCCAAGAGGCCTATTTACGGATGCTCAAAGTGCAGGTCCCAACTGAGATGACACTCGCACAGCAGAAGAATTACTTGTACAAGATCGCGAGCAACCTTGTGAACGACTTTCGCCGCTCGCGCCGCGTCGAGGCCTCGATTGAGAAGTACGAACCTTCGGCCGCGCCTGCTGCGGATAGGATCATAGAAGTTCGGGCCGCGTTCGGGGAGCTCAAAACACGAGAGCGGGACCTTTTGTGGTTGGCCTACGTCGAATGCTTTTCCCATAAAGAAATCGCTGAGTTCGTCAGAACTACCCCCGCCAGCGTCCGTCCGATGCTGGCGCGTGCCCGTGAAAAGCTGCGCGGACTATTCTCAACTGGCCGAATAGGCGGTCGCTATGAATGA